The Aulosira sp. FACHB-615 genome includes a region encoding these proteins:
- a CDS encoding protein kinase domain-containing protein, with product MSYYCINPLCDKRENPDSTDTCLGCGKSLLINNRIRLLKPLRELSDNPFTYNEIFEIEDKGTEWITVPKVRVMKIVRWTSSKAIQLIEREALALSLIDCENIPQTNGSEDFFTYRPENSPFMLRCLIMDKIEGQDLEKWINSHQPISQSVALEWLKQLVEILEKIHNSGFFHRDIKPANIMLKPNGQLALIDFGTARQITDTYLTKVGANRGAGKNAGDNEITIIISHFYTPLEQIYGKAVPQSDFYALGRTFVRMMTGVRLMDLPTNRHTEKLIWRDKALQIDKPLADIIDSLMAPTPGKRPADTKIILQRIEKINEQNKFYRLTKSKAFRISIWLGLLILGTTAYFQIFLPLRAKSLVVQGEQAESANNSQGAQKLFDSAIKISPQVRNYIANFYFDKAARSTKNLEDAKKYYSISIKYNNQDVDTYTNLAFVCQLLKDYDCATSNYSKALQINPTWEGYFGLGTLYDDMGEKDLAEQQYNVALKFNKQAAQVLNNLSRLKNLKGDYDAAIALAGEGLKNTQMPKLQAALYKNLGWAKLKHKKLQEAQQYLKKAEQLDIQRADVHCLKAQIYDILEDSDNSFLAWEACLTLDSDLPEVFNWRDSLLQRIIKKNR from the coding sequence ATGTCATATTACTGTATAAATCCTCTTTGTGATAAACGTGAAAATCCTGATAGCACTGATACTTGTCTAGGTTGCGGGAAGTCTTTATTAATTAACAATCGAATTCGCCTATTAAAGCCGCTAAGAGAATTGAGTGATAATCCATTTACTTATAATGAAATTTTTGAAATAGAAGATAAAGGAACAGAATGGATTACTGTACCAAAAGTGCGAGTGATGAAAATTGTCAGGTGGACTTCTTCTAAAGCAATTCAATTAATTGAGCGAGAAGCTCTGGCTTTATCATTAATAGATTGTGAAAATATACCACAGACGAATGGTTCAGAAGATTTCTTTACTTATCGTCCTGAGAATAGTCCTTTCATGCTTAGATGTTTAATCATGGACAAAATAGAAGGACAAGACCTAGAAAAATGGATAAACTCTCACCAACCCATTTCACAATCTGTAGCACTTGAGTGGTTAAAGCAGTTAGTAGAAATTTTAGAAAAAATACATAATTCAGGTTTTTTTCATAGAGATATTAAACCTGCAAACATAATGCTCAAACCAAATGGGCAATTAGCATTGATTGATTTTGGAACAGCACGGCAAATAACAGATACTTATCTAACAAAAGTTGGTGCTAATCGAGGGGCAGGTAAAAATGCTGGAGATAATGAAATTACAATTATAATTTCGCATTTTTATACACCATTAGAACAAATTTATGGAAAAGCTGTACCGCAGTCTGATTTTTATGCTCTGGGGCGAACTTTTGTTCGTATGATGACGGGAGTTCGTCTAATGGATTTACCTACAAATCGACACACAGAGAAACTGATATGGAGAGATAAAGCACTACAAATTGATAAACCTTTGGCAGATATTATTGATAGCTTGATGGCTCCCACTCCTGGAAAACGTCCAGCAGATACTAAAATTATTTTACAGAGAATAGAAAAAATTAATGAGCAAAATAAATTTTACAGATTAACAAAATCTAAAGCATTTAGAATTAGTATTTGGCTCGGATTATTGATTTTGGGAACTACGGCATATTTTCAAATATTCTTACCTTTAAGAGCTAAAAGTCTAGTGGTTCAAGGAGAACAAGCTGAATCAGCTAATAATTCTCAGGGCGCACAAAAATTGTTTGATTCAGCTATAAAAATAAGTCCTCAAGTGAGGAATTATATTGCAAATTTTTATTTTGATAAAGCGGCTCGTAGCACCAAGAACTTAGAAGATGCCAAGAAATATTATTCTATATCGATAAAATATAATAATCAAGATGTGGACACCTATACTAATTTAGCTTTTGTCTGCCAATTGCTAAAAGATTATGATTGTGCTACTAGTAATTATTCTAAAGCTTTGCAAATAAACCCCACCTGGGAAGGATATTTTGGGTTGGGAACTTTGTACGATGACATGGGTGAAAAAGACTTGGCAGAGCAACAGTACAATGTTGCTCTAAAATTTAATAAGCAAGCAGCCCAAGTCTTGAACAATTTATCACGATTGAAAAATTTAAAAGGTGACTATGATGCAGCGATCGCTTTAGCAGGAGAAGGATTAAAAAACACTCAAATGCCAAAATTACAAGCTGCATTGTACAAAAATCTGGGATGGGCAAAGTTAAAACATAAGAAATTACAAGAAGCCCAGCAATATTTAAAAAAAGCTGAACAATTAGATATCCAAAGAGCAGATGTTCACTGTCTAAAAGCACAAATATACGATATTTTGGAAGATAGTGATAACTCATTTCTTGCTTGGGAAGCTTGTCTGACACTTGATTCTGACCTACCGGAAGTATTTAACTGGCGAGATAGTTTATTACAGCGAATAATTAAAAAAAATCGTTAG
- a CDS encoding NACHT domain-containing protein has translation MVLLVRRGRKPLILPKEQQSSDSPSLPSVTFEEAVTTVNNLVFTQKRRYLSEAEIVVLKGAWNSQDFSEIIAQQTTYAGNYLQRRVAPQLWTLLSEVLGEPVIKRKARFLLEQAVRKYSNSDLSSDINSEGSGSIKGQPPDTSVFYGRKQELLQLKKLISDYRCVPITGVPGIGKSTLSAKLLSDISLESSQKFDFLIWKSITHPVPIQDLVADLIKLIHPIEPSIVLPDQTQAIITVLIKHLHSHRCLVVLDGFEALFRASNLEQRLEYKILIRRLLEEEHQSRFILNCRVFPSDLNTVLKYKQAITCFRLEGLDTESARQLLTDQGLTDQDKLLDIIYTYRGNVAELQAVAQRIKYFFAGSAEKFYQHKTTFITDEFQSMLDETFSEVLTPLERYIMVYLAERISLDVSFLSFNNLLIEINSQYDNSASTSTIIKALENLERFSLVESMKDPNTKEISFTLQPVVKKYITQNSLGLLPANAFPSPANAS, from the coding sequence ATGGTTTTGCTTGTTAGACGTGGGAGAAAACCTCTCATTCTTCCAAAAGAACAGCAGTCCTCTGATTCACCATCTTTGCCATCTGTAACTTTTGAAGAAGCTGTAACAACAGTTAACAATTTAGTTTTTACCCAAAAACGACGATATTTGTCTGAGGCTGAGATTGTTGTACTGAAGGGAGCATGGAATAGTCAGGATTTTTCTGAAATAATAGCCCAGCAAACAACATACGCTGGCAATTATCTACAACGTCGCGTAGCTCCTCAGCTATGGACTTTGCTTTCTGAAGTTCTAGGGGAACCAGTAATTAAGCGAAAGGCGCGATTTCTGTTAGAGCAAGCTGTCAGAAAGTATTCTAATTCAGACCTATCCTCTGACATTAACAGTGAAGGTTCAGGTTCTATCAAAGGTCAGCCTCCTGACACATCTGTTTTTTATGGTAGAAAACAAGAACTATTGCAGTTAAAAAAGTTAATTAGCGACTATCGCTGTGTACCCATTACCGGAGTTCCTGGAATTGGCAAGAGTACTTTATCTGCAAAACTTTTATCGGATATTAGCTTAGAATCTTCACAAAAATTTGATTTTCTCATCTGGAAATCAATTACTCATCCAGTACCAATTCAGGATCTAGTGGCTGATTTAATTAAGCTAATCCACCCAATAGAACCATCTATAGTTTTACCTGACCAAACACAAGCAATTATTACTGTTTTAATTAAGCATTTACATTCACACCGTTGTTTAGTCGTTCTAGATGGCTTTGAAGCTTTATTCAGAGCTTCCAATTTAGAGCAACGCCTAGAGTATAAAATACTGATACGACGTTTATTAGAGGAAGAACATCAAAGCCGCTTCATATTAAATTGTCGTGTTTTTCCCAGCGATTTAAATACTGTCTTGAAATATAAACAAGCTATTACTTGCTTTCGATTGGAAGGATTAGACACAGAATCTGCAAGGCAATTGTTGACTGATCAAGGCTTAACAGATCAAGATAAATTACTCGACATAATTTATACTTATCGTGGTAATGTTGCAGAATTACAAGCAGTAGCCCAACGAATTAAATATTTTTTTGCTGGAAGTGCAGAAAAATTTTATCAGCACAAAACAACTTTTATTACCGATGAGTTTCAGTCAATGCTTGATGAAACTTTTAGTGAAGTCTTGACTCCGCTTGAACGATACATCATGGTTTACTTGGCAGAGAGAATATCTTTAGATGTAAGTTTTCTTAGCTTCAATAATTTATTGATTGAAATCAATTCTCAATATGATAACTCTGCTTCCACTTCAACAATAATTAAAGCCTTAGAAAACCTTGAAAGATTTTCATTAGTTGAGAGTATGAAAGACCCCAACACTAAGGAAATTAGCTTCACTTTACAACCCGTAGTCAAAAAATACATTACCCAAAATTCATTAGGGTTGTTGCCTGCTAATGCTTTTCCATCACCAGCAAACGCATCATGA
- a CDS encoding plasmid replication protein, CyRepA1 family yields the protein MLNNQYPQESGIGAQVLSEISDSTFSEYPNNLTAAEYHELAVASAIHPEIIARNFRHIEGETVYSYLFISPAIPRKNAGRVTDGFLKAYQHLTTGGMWISGVDPQQNWEPMEWGRLKPTNPRIDGEKGKPVKYESPPKVPNRVTYFDIPNCIWDSVAKRYNIKRYHCPLALRLQDRLHPILFWEWVQRHPEIPIILCEGEKKAACLLSLGFAAIALPGIWNGRVGKKDFDERLHPDLLPLAQKGRKFIILFDYETKPNTRWSVYQATVRTGKTIEAVGCACEVALLPGSEKGVDDFVVARGDDANALLTAIIDDAHSLKDYQQLFLIKHRGLRKYRPDALINTKYLTQAVAVQDKETTNIPQQTVCVLQTQKPEKPFDFLPQPEQSEQPEQPEEIPPGHRGKIKYKLKKLRQQPQPKSIIFPKTGLVVLISDMGTGKTELMRWWRDAHPDQRFLNNGHRVNLLKNLAERLKTLMYSDLGYAGMTQAQALSITIDSLYKLNTQALTYGCIFIDETCQYLTHLLHSNTCKEHRALILSVLEHIVYNAPLVVIADAHMDDITIDFFMAMRPVGEQPYIIKNEWKNGERTIYWYEGMDSSALVAQISAAIMMGQKVMVVSDSKRFIKKLDKSLSIQILESDPIPQDQEAATLSLKPPHSHTHKSLRVWSVHSDNSGSDENVAFIKDITNAVENIDVLLTSPSLGTGVDISQYHFDLVFGVFHAVSQTATECAQQLWRYRPKVPIHVWVAPLPPFGYKEINPTKIKERILQTNEITAFLIKIDRQTGKRGAEKDWALDAYCQIQAARHQSINNLRADLRSLLSDMGNTIVPVGDHIDVATWESLKYAAEALDAAHHQSVAKANTISRSEYRARQSKDYLSPDEFFECEKFRIHDAYGVEVTESLVEKDNGGRLIGAIASLEAILSPSQETILDSRTNQQYPAPPEFVSAKDLAERNKLPFCMDWSNYSAKWLARFNLGLHHILKRLVAGEEITAADEQLLNLTHRAKECAAHIKAILGFTIPSDCQPIWLLATLVAQLGLSLDFRKSGKRGQQVKLFSLSKSELDFALKVIAHRQQQRSDYAQTQSLQGVESASSPVSTPPLIGTGNPLVGGADTTPSLKAGEQGRQIFAPCPETSSSDRTTLLHCVEILRSGITKGAEAIKGILKRWATDWRWHVVLQLEALAQEELQAIALALPQFYEWLDESVLPMEA from the coding sequence GTGTTAAATAACCAATACCCCCAAGAATCGGGGATTGGAGCGCAAGTGTTATCTGAAATTTCAGATAGTACATTTTCTGAATACCCCAATAATCTAACAGCAGCCGAGTATCATGAATTGGCTGTTGCCAGTGCAATTCATCCTGAGATAATTGCCCGAAATTTCCGGCATATCGAAGGAGAAACCGTATATAGTTATTTGTTCATATCCCCAGCTATCCCCCGAAAAAATGCTGGACGAGTGACAGATGGTTTTTTAAAAGCGTACCAACATCTCACCACTGGAGGGATGTGGATATCGGGAGTTGACCCGCAACAAAACTGGGAACCAATGGAGTGGGGACGACTCAAACCCACCAACCCGCGTATTGACGGGGAAAAAGGTAAGCCCGTAAAGTACGAGTCACCGCCAAAAGTCCCAAACCGTGTTACTTATTTTGACATCCCCAACTGTATTTGGGATTCGGTGGCAAAACGTTACAATATCAAACGCTACCACTGCCCCCTGGCGCTGCGATTACAAGACAGACTGCATCCAATACTGTTCTGGGAGTGGGTACAGCGACACCCCGAAATACCTATAATTCTGTGCGAAGGCGAGAAGAAGGCGGCCTGTTTACTCAGTTTAGGATTTGCGGCGATCGCCCTCCCTGGTATCTGGAACGGACGAGTGGGAAAGAAAGATTTTGACGAAAGGCTGCATCCTGACTTATTACCACTGGCACAGAAGGGGCGAAAATTCATTATTCTGTTTGACTACGAAACCAAACCCAACACCCGTTGGTCGGTTTATCAAGCAACTGTAAGAACTGGTAAAACAATTGAGGCTGTTGGCTGTGCTTGTGAGGTGGCACTGCTGCCAGGGTCGGAGAAAGGCGTTGATGATTTTGTGGTTGCTAGAGGTGATGATGCCAATGCACTGTTGACAGCAATTATTGATGATGCTCACTCATTGAAAGATTATCAGCAATTGTTCCTCATCAAGCACCGGGGACTGAGAAAGTATAGACCAGATGCGCTGATCAATACAAAATATTTAACCCAAGCAGTTGCAGTTCAGGACAAAGAAACAACCAACATACCACAACAGACAGTATGTGTATTACAAACCCAAAAGCCAGAAAAACCTTTTGATTTTCTGCCTCAGCCAGAGCAGTCAGAGCAGCCAGAGCAACCAGAGGAAATACCCCCAGGTCATCGCGGAAAAATCAAGTACAAGCTCAAAAAATTGAGACAACAGCCACAACCCAAAAGTATTATCTTCCCAAAAACAGGCTTAGTGGTACTGATTTCTGACATGGGTACGGGGAAAACCGAATTAATGCGTTGGTGGCGTGATGCTCACCCTGACCAAAGATTTCTCAACAACGGGCATCGGGTGAATCTGCTGAAAAATCTGGCAGAACGTTTGAAAACCTTGATGTATTCTGACCTTGGTTATGCTGGCATGACCCAAGCACAAGCCCTCAGCATTACCATCGACAGTTTATATAAGTTAAACACCCAGGCCCTAACTTACGGCTGTATTTTCATTGACGAAACTTGCCAATACCTGACACACCTACTGCACAGTAATACTTGCAAGGAACATCGCGCACTCATACTGTCTGTATTAGAACATATTGTTTACAATGCGCCTTTAGTTGTCATCGCTGACGCACACATGGATGACATCACCATTGATTTTTTCATGGCCATGCGACCAGTTGGGGAGCAACCATACATTATTAAAAATGAATGGAAGAATGGAGAGCGCACCATCTATTGGTATGAGGGGATGGATTCTTCCGCGTTGGTGGCGCAAATCTCGGCGGCAATCATGATGGGTCAAAAAGTCATGGTGGTTTCGGATTCTAAACGATTCATCAAGAAACTTGACAAATCTTTGAGTATACAGATTTTAGAGTCTGACCCAATACCACAGGATCAAGAAGCTGCTACTTTATCTCTAAAACCACCTCATTCCCACACCCATAAATCTTTACGAGTTTGGTCTGTACATTCTGATAATTCCGGCAGTGATGAGAATGTGGCCTTCATTAAGGACATCACCAACGCTGTCGAGAATATAGATGTACTTCTAACTTCGCCTAGTCTGGGTACTGGTGTTGACATCTCACAATATCATTTTGATTTAGTATTCGGTGTCTTTCATGCAGTTTCCCAAACTGCCACCGAATGCGCTCAACAGCTGTGGCGTTATCGTCCCAAAGTGCCGATTCATGTTTGGGTAGCACCTCTTCCACCATTCGGTTACAAAGAAATCAACCCCACCAAAATCAAGGAAAGGATACTTCAAACGAATGAAATCACTGCTTTTCTCATCAAAATCGACCGGCAAACAGGTAAGCGCGGGGCTGAGAAAGATTGGGCATTAGACGCTTACTGTCAAATTCAAGCTGCACGTCACCAGTCAATCAATAACTTACGGGCTGACCTGAGATCACTGTTGTCCGACATGGGTAATACTATTGTCCCAGTCGGAGATCATATTGATGTCGCAACTTGGGAATCCTTAAAATATGCGGCTGAGGCTCTAGATGCTGCTCATCATCAGTCTGTCGCCAAAGCAAATACCATCTCAAGGAGTGAGTACCGCGCACGGCAAAGTAAGGATTATCTTTCACCTGACGAATTTTTTGAATGTGAGAAGTTTCGCATTCACGATGCTTATGGTGTGGAAGTCACCGAATCTCTCGTCGAAAAAGACAACGGCGGTCGGTTAATAGGTGCGATCGCATCTTTAGAGGCTATCTTATCTCCATCCCAAGAGACAATCCTGGATTCTCGGACTAATCAACAATACCCCGCACCCCCAGAATTTGTCAGTGCTAAAGATTTAGCTGAACGTAACAAGCTACCCTTTTGTATGGATTGGAGTAATTATTCCGCCAAGTGGTTAGCTCGATTTAACTTAGGTTTACACCACATTCTCAAACGATTAGTAGCGGGTGAAGAAATTACTGCTGCCGACGAACAACTATTAAATCTGACCCACAGAGCAAAAGAATGCGCTGCTCACATTAAAGCAATTTTGGGGTTTACTATCCCTAGTGATTGTCAACCGATTTGGTTGTTGGCCACTTTAGTCGCGCAGTTGGGACTAAGTTTAGATTTTCGTAAATCTGGTAAACGTGGACAACAAGTTAAATTGTTCTCGCTTTCAAAATCCGAATTAGATTTTGCATTAAAAGTTATCGCTCATCGTCAACAGCAACGGAGTGATTACGCTCAAACACAGTCATTACAAGGGGTTGAATCGGCTTCTTCTCCCGTATCCACCCCCCCCTTAATTGGTACAGGAAATCCCTTAGTTGGGGGGGCGGATACTACGCCTTCCTTGAAAGCAGGGGAGCAGGGGAGACAGATTTTTGCCCCCTGCCCCGAAACCTCTTCATCTGATCGCACTACCCTACTTCACTGTGTAGAAATACTTCGCTCTGGTATTACCAAAGGAGCCGAGGCTATCAAAGGCATTCTCAAGCGATGGGCCACTGATTGGCGGTGGCACGTTGTTTTGCAACTGGAGGCTTTAGCACAAGAAGAATTGCAGGCGATTGCCCTTGCGCTGCCGCAGTTTTATGAGTGGTTGGATGAATCGGTGTTGCCAATGGAAGCATAA
- a CDS encoding site-specific integrase has product MSRVPVQSLALATPSPLTIHPVAVYLGALANGSQRTMEQALNAIAALISNGECDAYTLNWAALRYQHTAAIRTALARKYSPATTNKMLCALRRVLKEALRLELMDAKDYAKAVDIQSVKVKRKLKGRALTSEEIGALLKVCLDDPTPQGVRDAALIAILRGTGVRRAEVVNLDLKDLSRNGELQVRQGKGDQDRTVYLPISAMALVEDWLCVRGRKAGALLCPIRKGGEVQLRRMSSQAVLLIVRKRAAESGVESFSPHDFRRTFCSDLLDSGTDIVTVQKLAGHASPATTSKYDRRGEETKRLAVENLDFPYTRRHK; this is encoded by the coding sequence ATGTCTCGCGTGCCAGTCCAATCATTAGCCCTAGCCACTCCATCGCCTTTGACCATTCACCCAGTGGCAGTCTACCTGGGAGCATTGGCAAATGGTTCTCAACGGACAATGGAACAAGCACTCAATGCGATCGCAGCTTTGATTTCCAATGGGGAGTGTGATGCTTATACGCTCAATTGGGCTGCTTTGCGCTATCAGCACACGGCGGCGATTCGTACTGCCTTAGCCCGAAAATATTCTCCAGCGACAACGAATAAAATGCTGTGTGCATTACGCCGAGTTCTCAAAGAAGCACTGCGGCTGGAATTAATGGATGCAAAAGATTATGCTAAGGCTGTAGATATTCAGAGTGTGAAAGTCAAAAGAAAACTCAAGGGCAGAGCGTTGACATCGGAAGAAATTGGCGCACTGCTAAAGGTATGTCTTGACGACCCCACACCACAGGGCGTAAGAGATGCCGCTTTGATTGCCATACTGCGCGGTACGGGGGTAAGACGGGCGGAAGTGGTAAATCTGGATTTAAAAGACTTGAGCCGTAATGGCGAATTACAAGTTCGACAAGGTAAAGGTGATCAAGATCGGACAGTGTATTTGCCGATAAGCGCAATGGCACTGGTTGAAGATTGGCTGTGTGTTCGTGGTCGCAAAGCTGGAGCGTTGTTATGCCCGATTCGCAAAGGTGGAGAGGTACAGTTGAGGAGAATGTCATCACAAGCAGTGTTGCTGATTGTTCGCAAACGCGCTGCCGAATCAGGGGTAGAGTCTTTTTCTCCCCATGACTTTCGCCGGACATTTTGCTCAGACTTGCTAGATTCTGGGACAGATATTGTGACTGTACAGAAATTAGCCGGACACGCTTCACCTGCAACAACTTCTAAGTATGACCGTCGCGGCGAAGAAACTAAACGCCTTGCCGTGGAAAACTTGGATTTTCCTTACACTCGTCGTCACAAATAG